One Actinomycetota bacterium DNA window includes the following coding sequences:
- a CDS encoding FAD-dependent oxidoreductase, producing the protein MSGVAVVGAGIAGVRAAESLRSSGYSGQITLIGDEAPLYRPSVSKEALSLASTGTFPMPMKQSESEFTWSLGSTVQKVELLQQLLTYQDSAGALLEMHFDGLILATGLRPRSLPIPGPASGRHLLRTLAQAENLAQHLQPGIRVTIVGSGFVGCEVAAAAITRGCEVTVISPELIPLASAVGDTIGEIVTQRHLDYGVRFILGQTVREYRGDSTIREVVLEDGQVIGTDLVLEAIGSQPNVEWLEGQGLDTSNGVLADGRLRTLGTTAAVFACGDIARHPNALFGPAARRVEHWTVAGDTGTYAGKALHSLLDSGGIELAPFAVVPSFWSDQYDMQIQSFGIPQLASDHTVIELNEDGSCIIECRDSQGLVAVIGINRTAELARYRKSLSSRQ; encoded by the coding sequence ATGAGCGGGGTGGCGGTGGTCGGCGCCGGCATTGCCGGCGTACGAGCAGCCGAGTCCTTGCGCTCCTCTGGGTACTCGGGCCAAATCACACTGATCGGCGATGAAGCGCCGCTCTATCGACCATCGGTCTCCAAGGAAGCACTCTCCTTGGCTAGCACTGGAACTTTTCCGATGCCCATGAAGCAGAGCGAATCCGAATTCACCTGGAGTCTGGGGTCAACAGTTCAGAAGGTTGAACTCTTGCAGCAATTGTTGACGTATCAAGACTCTGCAGGCGCACTTCTCGAAATGCATTTTGACGGCCTGATCCTTGCCACAGGTTTGCGGCCGCGCTCACTTCCCATTCCGGGTCCAGCTTCCGGAAGGCATCTGCTCCGCACCTTGGCTCAAGCCGAAAATCTTGCGCAGCATCTCCAACCCGGTATTCGAGTAACCATTGTTGGCTCTGGTTTTGTCGGATGTGAGGTGGCAGCTGCTGCAATCACGCGCGGCTGCGAGGTCACGGTCATCTCACCAGAGCTGATCCCTCTGGCGTCTGCCGTCGGTGACACCATCGGCGAGATCGTCACTCAGCGCCACCTTGATTACGGCGTCCGGTTCATCCTTGGACAGACCGTTCGGGAGTACCGAGGAGACTCCACGATTCGTGAAGTCGTGCTTGAAGATGGTCAGGTGATTGGGACCGATCTCGTGCTGGAAGCTATCGGCTCGCAACCCAATGTTGAGTGGCTCGAAGGCCAAGGACTCGATACTTCCAATGGCGTCCTGGCCGATGGGCGGCTTCGAACCCTTGGCACCACAGCTGCCGTATTCGCCTGCGGGGACATCGCGCGTCACCCGAACGCCCTGTTCGGCCCAGCCGCGCGACGCGTTGAGCATTGGACCGTGGCTGGCGACACAGGCACCTATGCGGGCAAGGCCCTGCATAGTCTCCTGGATTCAGGCGGGATTGAACTTGCGCCCTTTGCTGTGGTGCCCTCATTCTGGTCTGATCAATATGACATGCAGATTCAATCCTTTGGCATCCCGCAACTCGCGAGCGACCACACAGTCATTGAGTTGAATGAGGATGGTTCCTGCATTATTGAATGCCGGGACTCGCAGGGGCTCGTGGCAGTGATCGGGATCAATCGAACCGCCGAATTGGCCAGATACCGAAAATCTCTGAGCTCGCGGCAGTAG